Part of the Sinomonas terrae genome, ATCTGGGAGCTTGGGCGGGCCGTTGTCTTCGCGTATCCGGGCGAGGCCTACTCGGAGCTCCAAAAGCGGCTGCGCTCGGCTGCGCCCGACCGAGCTGTCGTCGTCGTCAACCTGGGAAACGGCGCCCACCAGGGATATGTGGCACCAGCCGCCGCCTACTCAGACCAACGCTACCCAGCCTGGCAGTCGCCCTTAGCCCGAGGGAGCTTCGAACGACTGCTCAGCGCGTGCACGGAATACCTCGCCACCATGGCTTTCAAAGATCGGAGCACAGTGTGAAATCCAAGCGGTTCCTGGCGGCGCTCTTCGCCGTCGCAGCAGTAGCCTCCGCCAGCTTGTTAGGGGGGTGTTCCTCGGACCAGAAGGCCGATGCCGGCCCTGTGACGCTGACTCTGTGGCTTGACGGCGATTGCTCGAAGGGCGACTGTGTCGAGAAGCCGCTGATCGAGGGGTTCGAGAAGGCGAACCCCTCGATCAAGGTGAACCTCGTCTCCCAGCCCGTGAGCTCTTACTTCCAGGCCCTGCAGAGCGCGTCGGTGACCGGCAAGGGTCCGGACATCGCGAACATGTGGCCCGGCGGTTACATGACGCCCTTCCTGCCCTACATGGCTGATCTGAGCCAGTTCATGTCCAGGGACATCATCAAGCAGTCCTCGTCCACCAAGTTCTACGCGAAGGACAACGACCCCGGAAAGCAGGTGTACGCGGTACCGACCGGGGACCAGTGGTACGTGGGCTTCTACAACAAGAAGCTCTTCGCCCAGAACGGCATCTCGGCCACGCCGAAGACCTGGGACGACTTGAACGCGACCTGCACGACGCTCAAGGGCAAGGGGGTCCTTCCGATCGTGAACGGCGGCGAGTACGGCGCTGCGGAGATGGGACCGCTTCCAGAGTGGTCGTACATCGCCTCCACCCTCTCCCCTGACGACTGGTCCAAGCTCTACGACGGGAGCCTGAAGTACAACAATCCAGCGCTGCAGTCGCAGCTGCAGGCCTGGGCAGACCTCTACAAGAACGGCTGCCTGAACAAGGACGCTCTGAACTCGCCCGATCCCGAGAGCCAGTTCATCGCCGGCAAGGCTGCGATGTTCTTCGCCAGCGGCTCATGGGAAGTCAAGAACCTCTACGAGAAGATGGGCGACAACGTCGGGCTGCTGGTGCCCCCGTACTCGCCACAGCCGCAGCACGCCCTATCGGAGACGGCAGGCTCCGCCTATTCGGTGATGAAGTACTCCAAGCATGAAGCCGAGGCCGGGAAGTTCGCAGCTTACATCCTCAGTGACGAGGGTCAGCAGATCATCGCCAAGTTCGGGCTCCCGCCGACGCGCCCGGGCTTCACGACGGCGATCCCGATGATGAACGAGCTGATCAAGATGAGCTCGGCACCCGGAACGACGCTGTACCCGATGTTCGACGACTACACGCAGCCGGGCGTCACGGATGCGATCACGAGCAAGATCCCGCAGGTGCTGGTCGGCCAGCTCGGGGTGAGCGACGGGCTCTCCGCGATCGACGCGGCATTCGATGCGCTGCCGGCGAAGCAGAAGGACGTTCACGTGAACCTCACGTCCAAGTGATCGCCCCTTCCACGACGGGGTCGGCGTCTGCTCGTACGGCGGCGACCCCTCCACCAGGAGAGTCCCTTGATTGAGAACAAGGTCGAGCCCGATCTCCGCGGCCGGTCGGACCGAGCCTCCGACGTTCCGAAGGCGCCGAAGAAGAAGGCGTCGAAGAATAGGTACCGGCGGGCGGCGAGGCTCAGCGGCTTCCTGTTCACGCTCCCTGCCCTGATCCTGCTGACCATGTTCATGGCCGTCCCACTGGTGGAAGGCATCTGGTACAGCTTCACGGACTGGGATGGAACCAGCGCCGACTGGGTGGGATTTGACAACTACCTCAGCGTTGCCTTGAACCCGGACCTCCAGCGCACCCTGCTCAACAGCCTGTTCATCCTCGTGTCGATCCCGGTCGGAATGATCTTCCCATTCGTCTCGGCTTATCTGCTGAGCAGCGGAATCCGCGGCGGACGGGTGCTGCGGATCATCATCTTTGCGCCCACCGCGCTCTCGTGGGTGGTCATAGGGCTGGTGGCCCGCAGCTTCTTCTCCAGCGACGGCGTGATAAACGGCGTGCTCGGTGGACTCGGCCTCGGCTCACTGCAGACCAACTGGCTTGCCCAGCCGACGTGGGCGCTGATCGCTGTGCTCGTCACATTCAACGCCGCGGTTTTCGGCGTCAACACCGTCATCTTCCTGGCCGGGTTCGCGACTGTCGACCGCTCCATGGTAGAGGCAGCCCGGGTGGACGGTGCATCGTCCACACGGATCCTCTTCAGCATCGTGATGCCAGCGATGCGCCGATTCGTCGAATTCGTCTTCGTCATCACCGTTGTCGTGTCGTTCACCGGACTGTTCGCCCTGATCTTCGTAATGACCGGCGGCGGCCCAGGGGCGTCGACCACGACGCTGGAGTTCGCCGTATGGCAGACGGCGTTCTCAAGTGGCAGCTTCGGACTGGGGGCTGCCCTGGGGCTGGTGCTCCTCATCGTCACCTTGGCCGTGAT contains:
- a CDS encoding ABC transporter substrate-binding protein, encoding MTLTLWLDGDCSKGDCVEKPLIEGFEKANPSIKVNLVSQPVSSYFQALQSASVTGKGPDIANMWPGGYMTPFLPYMADLSQFMSRDIIKQSSSTKFYAKDNDPGKQVYAVPTGDQWYVGFYNKKLFAQNGISATPKTWDDLNATCTTLKGKGVLPIVNGGEYGAAEMGPLPEWSYIASTLSPDDWSKLYDGSLKYNNPALQSQLQAWADLYKNGCLNKDALNSPDPESQFIAGKAAMFFASGSWEVKNLYEKMGDNVGLLVPPYSPQPQHALSETAGSAYSVMKYSKHEAEAGKFAAYILSDEGQQIIAKFGLPPTRPGFTTAIPMMNELIKMSSAPGTTLYPMFDDYTQPGVTDAITSKIPQVLVGQLGVSDGLSAIDAAFDALPAKQKDVHVNLTSK
- a CDS encoding carbohydrate ABC transporter permease, encoding MIENKVEPDLRGRSDRASDVPKAPKKKASKNRYRRAARLSGFLFTLPALILLTMFMAVPLVEGIWYSFTDWDGTSADWVGFDNYLSVALNPDLQRTLLNSLFILVSIPVGMIFPFVSAYLLSSGIRGGRVLRIIIFAPTALSWVVIGLVARSFFSSDGVINGVLGGLGLGSLQTNWLAQPTWALIAVLVTFNAAVFGVNTVIFLAGFATVDRSMVEAARVDGASSTRILFSIVMPAMRRFVEFVFVITVVVSFTGLFALIFVMTGGGPGASTTTLEFAVWQTAFSSGSFGLGAALGLVLLIVTLAVILTIRAFSRSGDQE